A portion of the Acidisoma sp. PAMC 29798 genome contains these proteins:
- a CDS encoding Ldh family oxidoreductase produces MAEILDGIRFHAAELESFVGTLFTRMGAPAPTASAVARAVTAASARGFDTHGVRLVPYYASLVTGRRVNLAANLVFTRRAPAVGHLDADDGFGHIASFRAIDEAIAMAKETGVAVVAVGRSSHHGATGTYTHYAAEQGFAAIGMTNSPPIVVPHDGTTPFFGTNPLSFALPVEGETPLLLDMATSSMPLNRVELRQAVGSVLPLGVAIDSTGAETTDPAAVVALLPLGGTVFGHKGAGLAAMVDVLCSVFTGMPHGNQLPRSADAGIHDWPSVGHFFIVMNPAVFQALAAFNGGVTRFLDDLRSQPARDGATIMAPGDVEKGMARERAAEGVPIDRLSWAKISALAEEFGCDVPVAVN; encoded by the coding sequence ATGGCTGAAATTCTCGACGGGATCCGCTTCCACGCGGCTGAGCTTGAGAGTTTCGTCGGGACTTTGTTCACGCGGATGGGGGCACCAGCGCCCACCGCGAGTGCCGTCGCCCGGGCCGTCACGGCGGCCTCGGCACGCGGCTTCGACACCCACGGCGTGCGCCTGGTTCCCTATTACGCGTCGCTCGTCACGGGCCGTCGTGTCAATCTCGCGGCCAATCTGGTCTTCACCCGCCGCGCCCCCGCCGTGGGTCATCTCGATGCCGATGACGGCTTTGGCCATATCGCGAGCTTTCGCGCTATCGATGAGGCCATCGCGATGGCCAAGGAGACCGGCGTCGCTGTCGTGGCTGTCGGACGCTCCTCCCATCACGGTGCAACCGGCACTTACACCCATTACGCCGCCGAGCAGGGCTTCGCCGCTATCGGCATGACCAATTCGCCGCCGATCGTCGTGCCGCATGACGGGACAACGCCGTTCTTCGGCACCAATCCTCTGAGTTTCGCGCTGCCGGTGGAGGGTGAGACCCCGCTGCTACTCGACATGGCGACCAGCAGCATGCCGCTGAACCGTGTGGAACTTCGCCAGGCCGTTGGCAGTGTGCTGCCGCTGGGTGTCGCGATCGACAGTACGGGCGCCGAGACCACCGACCCGGCGGCGGTCGTGGCGCTGCTGCCGCTGGGCGGCACCGTTTTCGGCCATAAGGGTGCGGGATTGGCGGCGATGGTCGATGTGCTGTGCTCGGTCTTCACCGGCATGCCGCATGGCAATCAGCTGCCGCGTAGCGCTGACGCCGGCATCCATGATTGGCCCTCCGTCGGGCATTTCTTCATCGTTATGAATCCCGCCGTGTTCCAGGCGCTGGCTGCCTTCAATGGCGGTGTGACGCGCTTCCTCGACGATCTGCGCAGCCAGCCGGCGCGCGATGGCGCCACCATCATGGCGCCGGGCGATGTGGAGAAGGGCATGGCACGGGAGCGCGCGGCGGAAGGCGTTCCGATCGATCGGCTGAGTTGGGCGAAGATTTCGGCCCTCGCTGAGGAGTTTGGGTGCGACGTGCCGGTGGCGGTTAATTAG
- a CDS encoding 4-hydroxyphenylacetate 3-hydroxylase family protein, with product MGLMTGAEYRASLKDGRRIWIGGEAVADVTTHPAFAPMVDAVSQIYDLHHDPEYREVMTFALPEGGRGSRFYKIPETREDLVLRRQMTSTVLRQVCSTMDRFGDETVSPLFVIKDRGDLFDRFDLRYRRNGAAWLERLQRENLFMTSGNTDPKGDRSKQPFEQDDPDLYLRVVKETDEGIVISGAKFETGAPYAHVAFIKPTVGNWVPDNRDYAVSCIVKLNAPGVRHICRMPLTAGGAGHASERDHPITAKFDEIDTLIVFDNVLVPWDDVIFSRKPELAALMRSEFARWAAQGYLTRCLAKADLLVGTALLIAEQSGTIGIPVIRSKISQIMVFKQSIEAFLIASETACQTTRSGYVMPNQAIQNAGRVYCSQTYNEMVHYLREIAGGQVVMLPDHAMLDHPEIGADVRKFFRVAGNDAEVRLKVMHLARELTASSYAGRTQAYQLFAETPVFAQEAALFATYDRDAALARARMMAGFDLPEMRASCDEAA from the coding sequence ATGGGATTGATGACGGGTGCCGAGTATCGTGCCAGCCTGAAAGATGGCCGCCGTATCTGGATCGGCGGTGAGGCGGTCGCGGATGTGACGACGCATCCCGCCTTCGCGCCGATGGTCGATGCCGTGTCGCAGATCTATGATCTGCATCACGACCCCGAATATCGGGAGGTGATGACCTTCGCCTTGCCGGAAGGCGGGCGCGGCTCGCGCTTCTATAAAATCCCGGAGACGCGGGAAGACCTCGTCTTGCGTCGGCAAATGACCAGCACAGTTCTGCGGCAGGTCTGCTCGACGATGGACCGGTTTGGCGATGAAACCGTATCGCCCTTGTTCGTGATCAAGGATCGCGGCGATCTCTTTGACCGTTTCGACCTGCGCTATCGCCGCAATGGCGCTGCTTGGCTGGAGCGTTTGCAGCGCGAAAACCTGTTCATGACCAGCGGCAACACCGACCCCAAGGGTGACCGCTCAAAGCAACCGTTCGAGCAAGACGACCCCGACCTTTATCTGCGCGTCGTCAAGGAAACCGATGAAGGCATCGTCATCAGCGGTGCCAAGTTCGAAACCGGCGCGCCCTATGCCCATGTCGCTTTCATCAAACCGACCGTCGGTAACTGGGTTCCCGATAACCGTGACTATGCGGTGTCTTGCATCGTCAAACTCAACGCACCAGGCGTGCGCCATATCTGCCGCATGCCATTGACGGCGGGCGGCGCGGGCCACGCCTCCGAGCGGGATCATCCGATCACGGCGAAGTTCGATGAGATCGACACCTTGATCGTCTTCGACAATGTCCTCGTACCGTGGGACGACGTTATTTTCAGCCGCAAGCCCGAACTCGCAGCCTTGATGCGCAGCGAATTCGCGCGTTGGGCGGCGCAGGGCTATCTCACGCGTTGCCTTGCCAAGGCCGATCTGCTGGTCGGCACGGCCCTCCTGATCGCCGAGCAATCGGGCACCATCGGCATTCCGGTCATCCGCTCCAAGATCAGCCAGATCATGGTCTTCAAGCAGTCGATCGAAGCCTTCCTCATCGCGTCCGAAACCGCTTGCCAGACCACGCGCTCAGGCTATGTCATGCCCAATCAGGCGATCCAGAATGCCGGCCGCGTCTATTGCTCGCAGACCTATAACGAGATGGTCCATTACCTGCGGGAAATCGCGGGCGGGCAGGTGGTGATGTTGCCAGATCATGCGATGCTCGATCATCCTGAGATCGGCGCCGATGTCCGCAAGTTCTTCCGCGTTGCCGGCAATGATGCCGAGGTGCGCCTGAAGGTCATGCATCTGGCGCGGGAATTGACCGCCTCCTCCTATGCCGGCCGGACCCAGGCCTATCAACTTTTCGCGGAAACGCCGGTCTTCGCGCAGGAAGCCGCCCTGTTTGCGACCTATGACCGGGACGCCGCCCTGGCGCGGGCGCGGATGATGGCCGGTTTCGATCTTCCTGAGATGCGCGCTTCGTGCGACGAGGCTGCATGA
- a CDS encoding Hint domain-containing protein has product MTATPVTSGVTSTGLTVGQGDQLLVASAGTTSATTISSGGYEVVSAGGIASATTVKTGGTLVVLPGANAPDTTSAGGTVLSTGVIAVEPDGTVTTAATLIGHTVTSGGAEYILANSIASNTVISSGGTDIVYSAGTSFGTTVVSGGIETAYYGAVLSSSVIEAGGSSEIFYGSAVSASVMGIGATLNIDGATASGTMVFSGGTEEVDGSGTAVETAVSSGGTETVYYATTSDTTIATSGLLELRPHGIASGAITFAGTGGILQIDDSTAVPDSTTVISSFTSGNSIDFDFITSASGDGFSVLGETVTVSAGGMEYDLTTENAVTGALQLSAATDGSLDLIAVCYSRGTHVLTPTGEVPIETLKIGDPLVTRFGGIQPIRWIGRQSYAARFVQTNRDQHPVRIAAGALGDRLPARDLFVSPDHSMLIGEVLILAKCLVNGVTITQDAVPEEIHYYQIEFERHDCLIAEGTWSESYADVVGLRGRFHNAAEFAALYPTYQAPTALRLCAPRPDSGPMLDTALRPFVAKAMAGRRPGRLRGSLDAIRDHRIIEGWAQDTQHPETPVLLEVLLGNEVIGTVLACDYRADLEAAGFSRGRCAFFFAAPVDILPTTADAIHLRRGVDGAAIAKSADCVASIARVRGEHPAPGAWLRFAASSA; this is encoded by the coding sequence ATGACCGCGACTCCTGTCACCTCAGGCGTTACCTCCACGGGGCTGACCGTCGGCCAAGGTGACCAATTGCTGGTTGCATCGGCCGGAACCACGAGCGCCACGACGATCAGCAGCGGCGGCTACGAAGTGGTTTCCGCCGGCGGCATCGCGAGCGCCACGACAGTGAAGACGGGCGGCACGCTCGTCGTTCTGCCGGGGGCAAACGCACCGGACACAACCTCCGCCGGAGGCACCGTTCTATCCACCGGCGTGATCGCCGTGGAGCCGGACGGGACTGTCACGACCGCCGCAACCTTGATCGGTCACACCGTGACCAGCGGCGGCGCGGAATACATTCTCGCGAATAGCATCGCCAGTAACACCGTCATCAGCAGCGGTGGGACGGACATCGTCTATTCGGCGGGAACATCCTTCGGCACGACGGTCGTCAGCGGCGGGATCGAAACCGCCTATTATGGCGCTGTCCTCAGCAGCAGCGTCATCGAAGCCGGCGGCTCATCTGAGATCTTCTACGGCTCGGCCGTCAGCGCATCGGTGATGGGCATCGGCGCGACTCTCAATATCGACGGTGCCACCGCGTCCGGCACCATGGTCTTCAGCGGCGGCACCGAAGAGGTTGATGGCAGCGGCACGGCCGTCGAGACTGCCGTCAGCAGCGGCGGCACTGAGACCGTCTATTATGCGACGACGAGCGACACGACCATCGCGACGTCCGGCCTGCTGGAGTTGCGTCCACATGGCATCGCCTCCGGTGCCATCACATTCGCAGGCACCGGTGGCATTCTGCAGATCGATGACAGCACCGCCGTGCCGGATAGCACGACCGTCATCTCCAGCTTCACGTCCGGCAACAGCATCGATTTCGACTTCATCACCTCCGCGTCCGGCGATGGATTTTCGGTCTTGGGGGAGACCGTCACGGTTTCTGCCGGCGGCATGGAATACGATCTGACCACAGAGAATGCCGTCACGGGCGCCCTTCAGCTCAGTGCAGCGACCGATGGCAGCCTCGACCTCATCGCCGTCTGCTACTCGCGTGGCACGCATGTGCTTACGCCGACAGGGGAAGTGCCGATCGAGACGCTGAAGATCGGCGATCCGCTGGTGACACGCTTTGGCGGCATCCAGCCTATCAGGTGGATCGGGCGGCAGAGCTACGCCGCCCGCTTCGTGCAAACCAATCGCGACCAGCACCCCGTGCGCATCGCAGCGGGTGCCTTGGGTGACCGCCTCCCCGCACGCGATCTTTTCGTATCGCCCGACCATTCCATGCTGATCGGGGAGGTGCTGATCTTGGCGAAATGTCTGGTGAATGGCGTGACCATCACGCAGGACGCGGTGCCGGAGGAGATCCACTATTATCAGATCGAGTTCGAGAGACATGACTGCCTCATCGCCGAAGGCACATGGTCGGAAAGCTATGCCGACGTGGTGGGTCTGCGCGGGCGATTTCATAATGCGGCGGAGTTCGCCGCGCTCTATCCGACATATCAGGCGCCAACCGCGCTGCGTCTCTGTGCGCCTCGGCCGGACTCGGGACCGATGCTCGATACGGCGCTGCGGCCCTTCGTCGCGAAGGCCATGGCGGGACGGCGGCCGGGCCGGCTGCGAGGGTCGCTCGATGCAATCCGCGATCATCGCATCATCGAAGGCTGGGCACAGGATACGCAACACCCCGAGACGCCGGTCCTGCTGGAGGTTTTGCTGGGGAATGAGGTGATCGGCACGGTTCTCGCCTGCGATTACCGCGCGGATCTGGAAGCAGCGGGCTTTAGCCGGGGTCGCTGCGCGTTCTTCTTCGCAGCACCGGTCGATATCCTCCCGACCACCGCCGATGCGATCCATTTGCGGCGCGGGGTGGACGGTGCCGCCATTGCCAAGAGTGCCGATTGCGTCGCTAGCATTGCACGCGTCCGGGGCGAGCATCCTGCCCCGGGCGCGTGGCTTCGTTTTGCGGCTAGCTCAGCTTGA
- a CDS encoding M20/M25/M40 family metallo-hydrolase yields the protein MQSTSPASLRAAIVSRPHVIAARLETLVNLAAGSHDAAAVDAVGDAVAGLWEPLGFTSERRALPGFGAQRTFTRQFGGRGRVMILGHLDTVWPNESLRDWRYAEADGMASGPGVGDMKGGLVMAHAAVEALIDSGFDGIGEIRHVLVPDEEVGSAASRTWIEAEARAADWVLVLEPARANGAVVVGRGAVGAIVVRAEGRSAHTVNKAEGASALAELAAKVAPLEALSDAATGDVISIGILRGGDARQVVPQDCEMHIDLRARTAERAEALLGRVRDLVLALRDPRVRISMTGGITRPAFPTSASAGLYAAALATATALGLDYPAVESGGGSDGSFAAALGRPTLDGLGPICFDSCSRRERIPLDSLFDRAAVLAGLITTLSGAGAWD from the coding sequence ATGCAGAGTACATCACCAGCGAGCCTCCGCGCGGCGATCGTCTCTCGCCCGCATGTTATCGCGGCTCGTCTCGAAACCCTCGTGAACCTCGCTGCCGGTTCCCATGACGCGGCGGCCGTCGATGCGGTCGGCGATGCGGTCGCGGGTTTGTGGGAGCCGCTTGGTTTTACCAGTGAGCGGCGCGCCCTGCCGGGCTTCGGGGCGCAGCGGACCTTTACACGGCAGTTCGGCGGACGGGGCAGGGTGATGATCCTCGGCCATCTCGATACCGTCTGGCCGAATGAGAGCCTGCGGGATTGGCGCTATGCCGAGGCGGATGGCATGGCGAGCGGACCGGGCGTGGGTGATATGAAGGGCGGCCTCGTCATGGCCCATGCCGCGGTCGAGGCGCTGATCGACAGCGGCTTCGACGGCATTGGCGAAATCCGCCACGTCTTGGTGCCCGATGAGGAAGTCGGTTCCGCCGCCTCCCGCACCTGGATTGAGGCGGAGGCGCGTGCGGCAGACTGGGTGCTGGTGCTGGAACCGGCGCGGGCCAATGGCGCCGTGGTCGTGGGGCGCGGCGCGGTGGGCGCCATCGTCGTGCGCGCCGAGGGGCGCTCTGCTCATACCGTCAACAAGGCGGAGGGCGCCAGCGCCCTCGCGGAACTGGCGGCCAAGGTGGCGCCTTTGGAAGCGCTGAGCGATGCCGCCACCGGCGATGTCATCAGCATCGGCATTCTGCGCGGCGGCGATGCCCGTCAGGTCGTGCCCCAGGATTGTGAGATGCATATCGATTTGCGCGCGCGCACGGCGGAGAGGGCCGAGGCGCTGCTGGGCCGTGTGCGTGACCTCGTGCTGGCCCTGCGTGATCCGCGTGTACGGATTTCCATGACCGGCGGCATCACCCGCCCGGCCTTCCCGACCTCCGCCAGTGCTGGCCTGTATGCGGCGGCACTGGCAACGGCCACGGCGCTGGGCCTCGACTATCCGGCGGTCGAAAGCGGCGGCGGGTCGGATGGCAGTTTCGCCGCCGCCCTCGGTCGCCCGACACTGGACGGCCTCGGGCCGATCTGTTTCGACTCCTGTAGCCGGCGAGAGCGTATTCCGCTGGACAGTCTGTTCGATCGCGCGGCCGTCTTGGCCGGACTGATAACCACACTTTCGGGAGCCGGCGCATGGGATTGA
- a CDS encoding aromatic ring-hydroxylating oxygenase subunit alpha — protein MTPRWLPPENPLSPEHFQAVRRPLLEAETMPPWTYTTPGFYAAEVEKIFGKTWNFIGRAARVAQPGQYFTLDFAGIPVAVVHGKDGRLRAFANTCRHRGARLLEGEGEIAAIRCPYHSWTYDLKGALRGAPEMEDTACFETADFGLDEFRLESWGGFLFLCFDPSVPDLASFLGELPELLAAYDLENMVCVRRKTWDIACNWKIYVENAMEAYHVPTVHAKTIQRQKRTISPPLYGETGQWSGLYTKHEGSRALEAGDTGFPYLPTLTGPSAEGTYYILIYPGTMLALTFDCMWWLEVHPRGPEHMHLISGACFPKAITERPDFEEVVQRYYKRWDRSIPEDNVISELQQQGLRSPFARVGRFSIMEPLVHSLDNWVLDRVVAPSV, from the coding sequence ATGACACCACGCTGGCTGCCGCCCGAGAATCCCTTGTCGCCCGAGCATTTCCAGGCGGTGCGCCGTCCTTTGCTGGAGGCGGAGACCATGCCGCCCTGGACTTATACGACGCCTGGTTTCTATGCAGCCGAGGTCGAGAAGATCTTTGGCAAGACCTGGAACTTCATCGGCCGCGCGGCGCGTGTGGCCCAGCCGGGCCAGTATTTCACGCTCGATTTCGCCGGCATTCCCGTCGCGGTGGTGCATGGCAAGGATGGTCGTCTGCGAGCCTTCGCCAATACCTGCCGCCACCGCGGTGCCCGCTTGCTGGAAGGCGAGGGGGAGATTGCGGCGATCCGCTGCCCCTATCATAGCTGGACCTATGATCTGAAAGGCGCCCTGCGCGGCGCGCCCGAAATGGAAGACACCGCCTGTTTCGAGACGGCGGATTTCGGTCTCGATGAATTTCGTCTGGAAAGCTGGGGCGGCTTCCTGTTCCTCTGCTTCGATCCCTCGGTACCCGATCTCGCCAGCTTTCTCGGGGAACTTCCAGAACTTCTCGCCGCCTATGATCTGGAGAACATGGTCTGCGTGCGTCGCAAGACCTGGGACATCGCCTGTAATTGGAAGATCTACGTCGAGAATGCGATGGAGGCCTATCATGTGCCCACCGTGCACGCGAAAACCATCCAGCGGCAAAAGCGCACTATCTCGCCGCCGCTGTATGGGGAGACCGGTCAATGGTCGGGGCTCTATACCAAGCATGAAGGCAGCCGCGCGCTGGAAGCCGGCGATACCGGCTTCCCCTATCTGCCGACGCTGACCGGGCCGAGCGCAGAAGGTACCTATTACATTCTGATCTATCCGGGCACGATGCTGGCGCTGACCTTCGACTGCATGTGGTGGCTGGAAGTGCATCCGCGCGGGCCGGAGCATATGCATCTCATTTCCGGCGCCTGCTTTCCAAAGGCTATCACCGAGCGGCCCGACTTCGAAGAAGTCGTGCAGCGCTACTACAAGCGATGGGACCGATCGATTCCCGAAGACAATGTCATCTCCGAATTGCAGCAGCAGGGTTTACGCTCGCCCTTCGCGCGGGTCGGACGTTTCTCGATCATGGAACCGCTGGTCCATAGTCTGGACAACTGGGTGCTCGACCGTGTCGTGGCACCCAGCGTATGA
- a CDS encoding class II aldolase/adducin family protein, whose protein sequence is MIIKDAPSKIIPMQSEGEVRLHLAAVYRLLAYFKMDDLIFTHASVRVPGEDAFLINPFGLLFREITPDVLVKLDFAGRVVGNDRYPANAAGFVIHGAILAANPDINCVIHTHTRAGVAMSCLQDGLMPINQFAIEFHKRIGYHEYEGIAFNMEEGARLNRDIAGNVALVLRNHGLLTVGANIPASFYFTYYLEQAAQVQMDVLASGRPILHPSPEVVEATMPQYTSAFNPPLAGQRMWPAMLRLLDAVDPTWRG, encoded by the coding sequence ATGATCATCAAGGATGCCCCATCCAAAATCATTCCGATGCAATCGGAGGGTGAGGTGCGGCTTCATCTCGCAGCGGTTTACCGTCTTCTCGCCTATTTTAAAATGGATGATCTGATCTTCACCCATGCCTCGGTGCGGGTGCCGGGCGAGGACGCCTTCCTGATCAATCCCTTCGGCCTGCTGTTTCGGGAAATTACGCCGGACGTGCTGGTGAAACTCGATTTCGCAGGCCGCGTCGTTGGCAATGATCGCTACCCCGCCAATGCCGCCGGCTTCGTCATTCACGGCGCCATCCTCGCCGCCAATCCCGACATTAACTGCGTCATCCACACGCATACGCGCGCAGGGGTCGCGATGTCCTGCTTGCAGGACGGTCTGATGCCGATCAACCAATTCGCCATCGAGTTCCACAAGCGCATCGGCTACCATGAGTACGAAGGCATTGCCTTCAACATGGAAGAAGGTGCGCGCCTCAACCGCGACATCGCCGGCAATGTCGCGCTGGTGTTGCGCAATCATGGCTTGTTGACGGTCGGCGCGAATATTCCCGCTTCGTTCTACTTCACGTATTATCTGGAGCAGGCGGCGCAGGTGCAGATGGATGTGCTGGCCAGCGGCCGGCCGATTCTGCATCCGTCGCCGGAGGTGGTGGAAGCGACGATGCCGCAATATACCAGCGCTTTCAATCCGCCGCTCGCGGGGCAGCGCATGTGGCCGGCGATGCTACGGCTGCTCGATGCCGTCGATCCGACTTGGCGGGGTTGA
- a CDS encoding DUF1028 domain-containing protein: MTFSIVARCAETGRLGVAVATASLAVGGRCPYAMSGVGAVTTQNRTHPMIGPRVLELLRDGVAAQDAVEAAATAFPFPEWRQVAVVDFKGGVGVFHGADCSGVHAEARGAGVVALGNLLQTDAVPGAMIAAFEATVGMLEDRLLAGLAGGLAAGGEVNPLQSAALLVVDGDPFPFTNLRVDWDGAAPLETLQALWQKWRPVAGTYRTWAVDPSSV; this comes from the coding sequence ATGACATTCTCGATCGTGGCGCGCTGCGCCGAGACCGGTCGGCTAGGGGTCGCGGTCGCCACGGCGAGCCTCGCGGTGGGTGGGCGCTGCCCCTACGCCATGAGTGGCGTCGGCGCAGTGACGACGCAAAATCGGACCCACCCGATGATCGGCCCGCGCGTGCTGGAACTGCTGCGCGATGGCGTGGCTGCGCAGGACGCGGTGGAGGCGGCGGCAACGGCCTTCCCCTTCCCCGAATGGCGCCAGGTCGCGGTTGTGGATTTCAAAGGTGGGGTCGGCGTTTTCCACGGCGCAGACTGTTCCGGCGTGCATGCGGAGGCCCGGGGCGCGGGCGTGGTGGCGCTCGGCAATCTGCTGCAAACCGATGCCGTGCCCGGCGCGATGATTGCGGCCTTCGAGGCGACGGTGGGGATGTTGGAAGATCGGCTGCTCGCCGGCCTCGCCGGCGGTCTCGCGGCCGGTGGTGAGGTCAACCCCCTGCAATCGGCGGCGCTGCTGGTAGTGGATGGCGACCCCTTCCCCTTCACCAATCTGCGCGTCGATTGGGATGGCGCGGCACCGCTGGAGACACTGCAAGCGCTGTGGCAAAAATGGCGCCCGGTGGCGGGGACCTACCGCACCTGGGCGGTCGATCCGTCGAGCGTTTAG
- a CDS encoding GntR family transcriptional regulator: MSTSSQSPSSQWRIETPKTNSEQAYDRLRRAIIDGEFRPGERLTEVAIAAMFGISRTPVREAFARLAKDGLVRAAKGSGIEVVDPSLELTDIYYIREAIEGCAARLAALRATDEEIARILDLAQASRDADPTDVETRAQLNLEFHMAITTAARAPRLERLVSDYRELFASPRSLQRYTPSETRTVIDDHGRIAEAIRDRDPDTAEKAIREHLRRTYDLLFRVEPV; the protein is encoded by the coding sequence ATGAGCACATCGAGCCAGAGTCCATCAAGCCAGTGGCGGATCGAAACGCCGAAGACCAATTCCGAACAGGCCTATGACCGGCTGAGGCGGGCCATCATCGATGGGGAGTTTCGCCCTGGTGAGCGGCTGACCGAAGTCGCGATCGCCGCCATGTTCGGCATCAGCCGCACCCCGGTGCGCGAGGCTTTTGCGCGTCTGGCCAAGGATGGTCTCGTGCGTGCCGCCAAAGGCTCCGGCATCGAAGTCGTCGATCCAAGCCTGGAACTCACCGACATCTACTATATCCGCGAGGCGATCGAGGGCTGTGCCGCCCGGCTCGCGGCGCTGCGTGCCACGGATGAGGAAATTGCCCGCATCCTCGACCTTGCGCAGGCAAGCCGCGATGCCGATCCCACGGATGTCGAGACGCGGGCGCAGCTCAATCTCGAATTCCATATGGCGATCACCACCGCCGCCCGCGCGCCGCGCCTTGAACGTCTCGTCAGCGACTACCGCGAACTCTTCGCGAGCCCGCGCAGCCTTCAGCGCTATACGCCCAGTGAAACCCGCACGGTCATCGACGATCACGGCCGCATCGCCGAAGCGATTCGCGACCGCGACCCCGACACGGCGGAGAAGGCGATTCGCGAACACCTTCGCCGCACCTATGATTTGCTCTTCCGGGTCGAACCGGTTTGA
- a CDS encoding phytanoyl-CoA dioxygenase family protein, producing MSATATRLTTDAAPTTTRPITPREIALFERDGFVILPGFFSDAEVAPLRETCTADPTLGGRLRAVADSTGNAQEVIGWTAFTDDYLGVVPRMARLVDGADALLGKPSYHWHSKLSMKAPHTAGRWDWHQDYPYWYDEGCMKPDMLTCMIAIDRVTKTNGCVTLVPGSYLYGRVNHVQVGEASGCDPVRLELMLKALPLVPVELEPGDACFFHGNTLHASSGNTSDFPRTVLHCSYNTIENSPFLEEGQEHHKYKPFSKLPDSVLVDHAWKDIYKNHEFNKARVADGKTNSYGYKVVSRM from the coding sequence ATGTCTGCCACCGCAACCAGGCTCACGACGGACGCCGCCCCGACCACGACACGCCCGATCACACCGCGCGAGATCGCCTTGTTCGAGCGGGATGGTTTCGTGATCCTGCCGGGCTTCTTCAGCGATGCCGAAGTGGCCCCGCTGCGGGAGACCTGCACGGCGGACCCCACCTTGGGCGGTCGTCTGCGCGCGGTCGCGGACAGCACCGGCAATGCCCAGGAAGTCATCGGCTGGACCGCCTTCACCGATGATTATCTCGGCGTGGTTCCGCGCATGGCGCGCCTTGTCGATGGCGCCGACGCCCTGCTCGGCAAGCCGTCCTATCACTGGCACTCAAAGCTTTCGATGAAGGCGCCGCATACCGCCGGCCGCTGGGACTGGCACCAGGATTATCCGTACTGGTACGACGAAGGCTGCATGAAGCCCGATATGCTAACCTGCATGATCGCCATCGACCGCGTGACCAAGACCAATGGCTGCGTGACGCTGGTGCCGGGATCGTATCTCTATGGCCGCGTCAATCACGTTCAGGTCGGCGAAGCGAGCGGCTGCGACCCCGTGCGCCTCGAACTCATGCTGAAGGCGCTTCCGCTGGTCCCGGTCGAGCTGGAGCCGGGCGATGCCTGCTTCTTCCATGGCAATACGCTGCATGCGTCGAGCGGCAATACCTCCGACTTCCCGCGCACCGTGCTCCATTGCTCCTACAACACGATCGAAAACTCGCCCTTCCTTGAGGAAGGCCAGGAGCATCACAAATATAAGCCCTTCAGCAAGCTGCCGGACTCCGTGCTTGTCGACCACGCGTGGAAAGACATCTACAAGAACCACGAGTTCAACAAGGCGCGCGTCGCCGATGGAAAGACCAACAGCTATGGCTATAAGGTCGTCAGCAGGATGTAA